From a region of the Nitrospira sp. genome:
- a CDS encoding SDR family oxidoreductase — protein sequence MTQRLSGKVAVVTGAASGIGLATVVRFVEEGARVLAADKDGSAQVMLEGRFGAAVRFVRCDVTQLEELRSAIETAVAHFGGLDILFNNAGAGGAPAGVEGFDAAGWDATHALLLRAVAAGTAYAVPHMKRRGGGAIINTSSVSALQAGYMPLAYSVAKAGVLHYTRVAAAELAPQRIRINAVVPGFIATRIFGGMFGLGSEEAQGMAEQIAERSGRANPVGRSGRPEDIAQAVAFLASDEADFITGTALTVDGGLTIGPRHSWDMDPTLATPMTDALGVSRGELLAMRANAIAQSQKR from the coding sequence ATGACACAGCGTCTCTCTGGCAAGGTAGCCGTCGTCACAGGCGCCGCCTCGGGAATCGGCTTAGCAACCGTCGTCCGCTTTGTCGAAGAGGGCGCACGGGTCCTTGCCGCAGACAAGGATGGTTCGGCGCAAGTGATGCTTGAAGGACGCTTTGGGGCCGCAGTTCGCTTCGTGCGATGCGATGTGACGCAGCTGGAGGAGTTGCGTTCCGCCATAGAGACTGCTGTGGCGCACTTCGGGGGGCTGGATATTCTCTTTAACAACGCTGGTGCTGGGGGTGCTCCCGCCGGCGTTGAAGGTTTTGATGCCGCCGGCTGGGATGCTACCCATGCCCTACTTCTGCGCGCTGTGGCTGCCGGAACTGCATACGCGGTGCCGCACATGAAGCGTCGCGGCGGTGGAGCCATCATCAACACGTCGTCAGTGTCGGCGCTGCAAGCAGGCTACATGCCGCTCGCCTACTCAGTGGCCAAGGCCGGCGTGCTCCACTACACGCGCGTGGCTGCGGCAGAACTAGCGCCGCAGCGCATCCGCATCAATGCGGTGGTGCCAGGCTTCATCGCCACGCGTATCTTCGGCGGAATGTTCGGCCTCGGCAGCGAAGAGGCGCAGGGCATGGCCGAGCAGATCGCCGAGCGCAGCGGCCGGGCCAACCCAGTCGGCCGCTCTGGCCGACCGGAGGACATTGCGCAGGCTGTAGCCTTCCTTGCCAGTGATGAGGCAGATTTCATCACTGGTACGGCCCTCACCGTTGACGGTGGGTTGACGATCGGACCCCGACATAGTTGGGATATGGACCCCACGCTTGCCACGCCGATGACTGATGCGCTCGGAGTCAGCCGTGGGGAGCTGTTGGCAATGCGCGCAAACGCAATCGCGCAATCACAGAAGCGTTGA
- a CDS encoding glycosyl transferase family 1, translating into MGHIGVLCPNTPGHVNPMLALADATRARGHRVTFFLLGAPPSSIAAAGFESVPVGGSIFPADQYQAEFQTLGSLQGRAALKHTLAIGARAADSILEVGPAVVRAAGVTALVVDQASFPGGTLADQLGLPFATICNALLLNPDPVVPPYFTHWQPRDAWWARIRNRIAWAGLNRLYAPIVTRIQNHRRRLRLSIPAGMSNVWSDRLQISQQPDGFEFPRRGLPKHIRFVGPLQRSVGTQPVPFPWERLDGRPLIYASLGTLQNRIVRMFRVIAEACEGVDAQLVLSTGNGISPEALGKLPGNPVVVSYAPQGDLLRRSTIAVTHAGLNIVLDALGAGLPMVAIPVTNEQPGVAARLAWIGAGESIPPKEVTPQTLCAAVVRVRSDPSYRAAAARVRDAIHASGGASRAAELIEQSFGTWGLRKRGHSGPANSRAEQ; encoded by the coding sequence ATGGGTCACATCGGCGTTCTCTGCCCGAATACTCCAGGTCATGTGAATCCAATGTTGGCGCTGGCCGACGCGACCCGCGCCCGTGGGCACCGAGTCACCTTCTTCCTGTTAGGCGCGCCTCCTTCATCGATCGCGGCGGCTGGGTTTGAGAGCGTTCCTGTCGGAGGATCAATCTTCCCGGCTGATCAGTATCAGGCCGAGTTTCAAACGCTCGGCTCACTCCAGGGCCGGGCAGCGCTCAAGCATACCCTGGCAATCGGTGCACGCGCGGCTGATTCGATTCTAGAAGTCGGCCCGGCTGTCGTGCGTGCCGCCGGTGTGACCGCCCTGGTGGTTGATCAGGCATCGTTTCCCGGTGGTACCCTTGCCGACCAGCTCGGGCTCCCGTTCGCGACAATCTGTAATGCGCTCCTCCTGAACCCTGACCCCGTCGTCCCACCGTACTTTACCCACTGGCAACCGCGGGATGCCTGGTGGGCACGGATTCGCAATCGGATCGCATGGGCAGGACTCAACCGACTGTATGCTCCAATCGTCACACGCATTCAGAACCATCGCCGCAGGCTTCGTCTATCGATCCCGGCAGGCATGTCGAACGTGTGGTCTGACAGGCTACAAATTAGTCAACAACCCGATGGATTCGAGTTCCCTCGGCGTGGGTTACCGAAGCACATTCGGTTCGTTGGTCCCCTCCAGCGATCGGTCGGAACTCAGCCGGTTCCATTTCCTTGGGAACGGCTCGATGGACGACCATTAATCTATGCCTCGCTGGGAACACTGCAGAATCGTATCGTGAGGATGTTTCGAGTGATTGCGGAGGCTTGTGAGGGAGTTGACGCCCAATTGGTACTCTCGACCGGAAATGGGATATCCCCGGAGGCACTTGGGAAACTTCCTGGGAACCCAGTGGTGGTTTCCTATGCCCCTCAAGGAGACCTGCTCCGACGGTCTACCATTGCGGTGACCCATGCCGGTCTGAACATCGTTCTCGATGCGCTGGGTGCCGGGCTTCCGATGGTGGCGATCCCTGTTACCAATGAGCAGCCGGGAGTCGCCGCCCGCCTCGCCTGGATTGGGGCGGGTGAGTCCATTCCCCCCAAGGAGGTGACTCCGCAGACGCTGTGCGCCGCGGTGGTCCGTGTACGGTCCGACCCATCCTACCGTGCCGCCGCTGCACGGGTCCGGGACGCTATCCACGCGAGCGGAGGAGCATCACGTGCTGCAGAGCTGATCGAGCAAAGCTTTGGCACTTGGGGTCTGAGGAAGAGGGGGCACAGTGGTCCTGCAAATTCCCGCGCTGAGCAGTGA
- a CDS encoding M36 family metallopeptidase, which produces MNTRHTRLARILLFVTILWTMAGSPGFLSAASSHEDHPKRHGSIEGAQPQGQPDPDLLPLWAALLGKASGPVSVAWSPLWGTPHAVYGTLTPSMDVSETSARQFLSSHAALLKLDQSLPGLSLTRTAATLAGTLYRFSQSAEGVPVYGAEVTVFFDKQGRVVALTNTAVPSASLLTLPPTVTDADAVNRARGAVPARPKDDEPMDDLPGPATRLVIYAESGTPTLAWEVTVPTHGPTWQVFVHARKGTIVTPARDLNRYVNGTGQIFKVNAIVASGINTLTDQSDSAAAVPAIAYRTVILPGLAGNGLLDGPFASSSLTKRRVTSNSQSFVYDRSSNGFSETMGYYYLDFGQRYLQSLGFTNVNNRQQAFAVDRYKGDNSFYSPKTKDITYGLGGVDDAEDADVIIHEYGHAIQDDIVPLFGSTPEAAAMGEGFSDYWAGTVNEQNWPVSGPRSACLASWDASSYDSAIPPCLRRLDSTKLYPQAIVGEPHDDGEMWSAALWQIHNQLGAALADTAIIQHHFLLPANATFNIAANALVTTAITLNYKSMKVDAIRTILRARGFTVTN; this is translated from the coding sequence ATGAACACTCGGCACACTCGTCTCGCCAGGATTCTCCTGTTCGTCACGATCCTTTGGACCATGGCGGGCAGCCCCGGCTTCCTATCAGCTGCCTCATCCCATGAAGACCATCCAAAACGACATGGTTCCATCGAAGGGGCCCAACCCCAAGGCCAGCCAGATCCTGATCTGCTTCCATTGTGGGCTGCCTTGCTCGGAAAAGCCTCTGGCCCGGTGTCGGTGGCATGGAGTCCCCTCTGGGGCACCCCGCATGCCGTCTATGGCACACTGACCCCTTCAATGGACGTGTCCGAAACATCGGCCCGCCAATTTCTTTCCTCTCATGCGGCCCTACTCAAATTGGACCAATCACTTCCTGGCTTGAGCTTGACGCGGACGGCCGCCACCCTGGCAGGTACGCTATATAGATTCAGTCAATCAGCCGAGGGAGTGCCGGTCTATGGGGCGGAGGTGACCGTGTTCTTCGACAAACAAGGCCGAGTCGTCGCGCTGACCAATACGGCAGTGCCAAGCGCCAGTCTTCTGACCCTCCCGCCAACGGTGACGGATGCCGATGCAGTGAACAGGGCTCGAGGCGCCGTGCCTGCCAGACCAAAGGACGATGAGCCGATGGACGATCTTCCTGGTCCTGCGACCCGACTGGTCATTTATGCGGAGAGCGGCACGCCGACCCTCGCCTGGGAAGTGACGGTGCCCACCCATGGGCCAACGTGGCAAGTGTTTGTGCATGCTCGAAAGGGCACGATCGTGACACCAGCGCGTGATCTCAATCGCTATGTGAATGGAACCGGCCAGATCTTTAAGGTGAATGCGATTGTCGCCTCGGGCATCAACACCTTGACCGACCAAAGCGATTCCGCTGCGGCAGTCCCCGCGATCGCCTATCGCACGGTCATCCTGCCAGGTCTCGCGGGAAACGGTCTCCTCGATGGGCCCTTCGCGTCCAGCAGTTTGACCAAAAGGCGGGTGACGTCGAACAGTCAAAGCTTTGTGTATGATCGGAGTTCGAACGGTTTTAGCGAGACAATGGGTTACTACTATCTTGATTTCGGTCAGCGATATCTCCAGTCCTTAGGCTTTACCAATGTGAATAACCGACAGCAGGCTTTTGCCGTCGACCGGTACAAGGGGGACAACTCGTTCTACTCACCTAAAACCAAGGACATTACTTATGGCCTCGGGGGTGTGGACGATGCCGAAGATGCCGATGTCATTATCCATGAGTACGGCCATGCGATCCAGGATGACATTGTGCCGCTGTTTGGTTCTACTCCCGAGGCGGCTGCGATGGGTGAGGGATTTTCGGATTATTGGGCTGGGACGGTGAACGAGCAGAATTGGCCCGTTTCTGGTCCTCGCAGTGCGTGTCTCGCGTCATGGGATGCTTCGTCCTACGATTCGGCGATCCCGCCTTGTTTGCGCCGGCTCGATAGCACGAAACTGTACCCGCAGGCGATAGTGGGCGAACCTCACGATGATGGAGAGATGTGGTCAGCGGCTCTCTGGCAGATTCATAATCAACTTGGGGCAGCACTGGCCGACACCGCGATCATCCAGCACCACTTTCTGCTGCCGGCCAATGCCACGTTTAATATTGCGGCGAATGCACTCGTGACCACGGCAATTACTTTGAACTATAAAAGTATGAAAGTCGACGCGATCCGCACAATTCTGCGCGCGCGAGGCTTCACGGTGACCAACTAG
- the ubiA gene encoding 4-hydroxybenzoate octaprenyltransferase has product MSTPAVSSSPTSSGIPWSALARLIRLQNQTGTYLLLFPTMWSLVLAARGIPPPHLLAIFIVASFLMRSAGVILNDLADQSFDRQVSRTKTRPLASGELSRRHAYILLSVLLFAAASLLLFLRPIVAWLTPVAVFLAALYPYSKRWLHIPQAVLGIAFGWGTVMAWAAVQGTLEAPAWCLFGATAAWAVAYDTIYAIQDQEDDRRIGVKSAALYFGSFVHYGVGLAFGAMVAFLIVAGWLTQLGWPYYAVLSGAILFFLFQIRQLQGPLTPSQAFVMFRAHVWVGVIILAGLLAGVLA; this is encoded by the coding sequence ATGTCAACTCCAGCGGTGTCTTCTTCCCCGACTTCCTCAGGGATTCCTTGGTCCGCTCTTGCGCGATTGATTCGTCTGCAAAACCAGACTGGTACCTACTTATTATTATTCCCCACCATGTGGTCCCTGGTCCTTGCCGCTCGGGGGATTCCGCCACCCCATTTGCTCGCGATTTTCATCGTCGCCTCGTTCTTGATGAGGAGTGCGGGTGTGATTCTGAACGATTTGGCTGATCAATCGTTCGACCGGCAGGTCTCCCGCACGAAGACGCGTCCGCTGGCTTCGGGTGAGCTATCGCGACGCCATGCCTATATTTTGCTCAGCGTACTGTTATTCGCGGCCGCAAGCCTTCTGCTCTTCCTTCGCCCCATCGTGGCCTGGCTTACCCCGGTGGCAGTTTTTCTAGCGGCATTGTACCCATATTCCAAACGGTGGCTCCATATCCCCCAAGCCGTACTCGGCATCGCCTTTGGTTGGGGAACGGTCATGGCCTGGGCCGCAGTACAAGGAACATTGGAGGCGCCGGCATGGTGCCTCTTCGGAGCGACGGCTGCCTGGGCGGTCGCCTACGATACCATCTACGCCATCCAAGACCAAGAGGACGACCGACGCATCGGGGTCAAGTCCGCTGCCCTGTACTTTGGTTCGTTCGTGCACTATGGAGTCGGCCTGGCCTTCGGGGCCATGGTGGCCTTCTTGATCGTAGCGGGATGGCTGACTCAGCTAGGATGGCCTTACTACGCGGTTCTCTCGGGAGCGATCCTGTTCTTTCTGTTCCAGATCCGTCAGCTACAAGGACCTCTTACGCCATCACAAGCCTTTGTCATGTTTCGAGCGCATGTCTGGGTTGGCGTAATCATCCTTGCTGGACTGCTGGCGGGCGTGTTGGCTTAA
- a CDS encoding c-type cytochrome, protein MKAAKLGVVGLALGMMGSLALVAGGCANEQEKRGKELYTHYCSDCHGPSGKQNEGFNWSAMPDPKPKDLSNKSEMGTFKDEELFNTISRDMLDTSEEGGDEIGDDDFAVPTMPTFKYTLSEDEIWAIVGHVRTLHGMKMEFNVAARKTSLEEGMKAAQAKFEQAKQAYEAAETKASEEAERKSEALKKDVEVDESAYAAEQAAMVQAKKEMDVAQVALNNFSTRPGKGLSIPRPDLTVKPTEATQLADRGKRLYENKYGCNGCHGLAGEGGKIGPSLDRAGFRLNATWIYRWLKNPQAMDSATRMPALGLNDADAKAVTMYVSTLRAEKAEPVAEKPVEKP, encoded by the coding sequence ATGAAGGCGGCAAAGCTGGGTGTCGTGGGATTGGCGCTTGGAATGATGGGAAGCTTGGCTTTGGTCGCCGGTGGCTGCGCGAACGAGCAGGAGAAGCGGGGGAAGGAACTCTATACGCACTACTGCAGCGATTGTCATGGCCCGAGCGGCAAGCAAAACGAAGGATTTAATTGGTCGGCCATGCCTGACCCGAAGCCGAAAGACTTGTCCAATAAGTCGGAGATGGGCACGTTCAAGGATGAGGAACTTTTCAATACGATTTCACGGGACATGTTGGACACCAGCGAAGAAGGTGGAGATGAGATCGGGGACGACGATTTTGCCGTCCCGACGATGCCCACGTTCAAATACACGCTGTCGGAGGATGAGATCTGGGCGATCGTCGGACACGTGCGCACGTTGCATGGCATGAAGATGGAGTTCAACGTCGCCGCGCGCAAGACCTCGCTCGAAGAAGGTATGAAGGCGGCGCAGGCGAAGTTCGAACAGGCCAAGCAGGCGTATGAAGCAGCCGAAACGAAGGCGAGCGAGGAAGCGGAACGGAAAAGCGAAGCCTTGAAGAAGGATGTCGAAGTGGACGAATCCGCGTATGCCGCCGAGCAGGCAGCCATGGTCCAAGCCAAAAAAGAGATGGATGTGGCCCAGGTTGCGCTGAACAACTTCTCGACAAGGCCGGGAAAAGGCCTCAGTATTCCCAGGCCTGATCTCACGGTCAAGCCGACGGAAGCCACACAACTGGCTGACCGTGGGAAGAGACTGTATGAAAACAAGTACGGCTGCAACGGCTGCCACGGCCTTGCCGGCGAGGGTGGTAAAATCGGACCGAGCCTCGATCGGGCAGGGTTTCGGCTGAACGCCACCTGGATCTACCGCTGGCTCAAGAATCCTCAAGCCATGGATTCGGCAACACGCATGCCCGCATTGGGATTGAATGATGCGGATGCGAAGGCTGTGACCATGTACGTGTCCACGTTACGTGCTGAGAAAGCGGAGCCTGTCGCCGAAAAACCGGTCGAAAAGCCTTAA
- a CDS encoding cytochrome c — translation MGSLGKPIILMVAMYLFLKFVLPNIPGSAPLPSSLIFLYLLLTASGIVIYETLSGESKDAFWGPMQRFLTGEKIGGLQALRYGVLVFFPLLVGWQTYGSTATSDLPPVESRTIHPAPPGEYTGLSNPVPKTPDNIMQGKGFYAAFCSPCHGGNFDGKGPAARGFIPAPANFADPTTIAMLQESYLFWRIKKGGVGLPIEGTPWKSAMPRWEVELPDEWIWKIIMGEYDGAHQSPRTWE, via the coding sequence ATGGGCTCGTTAGGTAAGCCGATCATACTCATGGTAGCCATGTACCTGTTCCTGAAGTTTGTGCTGCCGAACATACCCGGCTCCGCGCCGCTTCCCTCCAGCCTGATTTTCCTGTATCTCCTCCTGACCGCATCCGGCATCGTCATCTATGAAACGTTGAGTGGAGAGTCTAAAGATGCCTTCTGGGGACCCATGCAGCGGTTCCTGACCGGAGAGAAGATCGGAGGGTTGCAAGCGCTTCGATATGGCGTGCTGGTTTTCTTCCCCCTGCTGGTCGGATGGCAAACCTACGGCAGCACGGCGACGAGCGATCTTCCACCGGTGGAAAGCAGAACGATTCATCCGGCGCCGCCGGGCGAGTATACCGGGCTGTCGAATCCAGTTCCCAAAACCCCTGACAATATCATGCAGGGAAAGGGATTCTACGCGGCCTTTTGTTCCCCCTGTCATGGGGGCAACTTCGATGGCAAGGGACCCGCCGCCCGTGGTTTTATTCCGGCGCCTGCCAACTTCGCCGACCCAACGACGATCGCGATGTTGCAAGAGAGCTATCTGTTCTGGCGCATCAAGAAGGGCGGAGTCGGTCTTCCGATCGAAGGGACACCATGGAAGTCCGCGATGCCTCGTTGGGAAGTGGAATTGCCGGATGAATGGATTTGGAAAATCATCATGGGCGAATACGACGGAGCCCATCAATCCCCGCGAACATGGGAGTAA
- a CDS encoding cytochrome c, with protein sequence MSEVAQLQLIALSIVGFGILILLFIRATFVRVTGFVFIVLGLFSLMSLAVPQLASLPPAEEKIDIASIKTPTDIAAIGQTVFFSKGQCALCHSIGPSESARCPDLKGIGAKLSKDFLYESLTDPQAFVYQDYRHGGVPKEYPATMPRIDKDPIGLSKNEILAVIAFLQQMSGEPISVSLSDLEIPGPAPKAPVKAAESALVAEAHSR encoded by the coding sequence ATGAGTGAAGTCGCACAACTACAATTGATCGCACTGTCAATCGTCGGGTTTGGGATTCTCATCCTCCTCTTCATCCGCGCGACCTTTGTCCGGGTGACGGGATTTGTCTTCATTGTCCTCGGGCTGTTTTCGCTCATGTCACTCGCCGTGCCGCAGTTGGCGTCGCTGCCGCCGGCCGAAGAAAAGATCGACATTGCGAGTATCAAGACACCGACCGATATTGCGGCAATCGGCCAGACGGTGTTCTTCAGTAAAGGCCAATGCGCGTTGTGCCATTCCATCGGCCCCAGCGAATCCGCGCGTTGCCCGGATCTGAAAGGAATCGGCGCCAAGTTGAGCAAGGATTTCCTCTATGAAAGTCTGACCGACCCTCAGGCCTTCGTGTATCAGGATTACCGGCATGGCGGCGTGCCCAAGGAATATCCGGCTACGATGCCGCGTATCGACAAAGACCCGATCGGCCTCTCGAAGAATGAAATTTTGGCTGTCATCGCCTTTCTGCAGCAAATGAGCGGCGAGCCGATCTCCGTCAGCCTGTCGGATCTCGAGATACCGGGCCCGGCGCCGAAGGCCCCGGTCAAAGCGGCCGAATCCGCGCTGGTCGCCGAGGCACACTCGCGTTAG
- a CDS encoding cytochrome ubiquinol oxidase subunit I yields the protein MSAIRQGIGTIQLALRAVSGHGGWLAGLLLTAVWLALPSIGVAAEGTATGPTEYRDIPYIGSRNLVWIVAQLHLLLAGFVLGVPIFAWLCEVIAWRGGEKRYDKLAKEFTKLLTSAYATTALFGGILLFLLVAFYPKLMNYLTDVFFPSFLLYCLLFLLETATLYLYWYGWDAMQYGKLKTLHVVLGFLLNFFALFIMIVPNAWATFQSSPVVISEGTAIERAWAATWNPTWWPINIHRLIANVVLGGYICGAYAGVRYLSVKNPEEREHYDWMGYVGNFIGVFGLLALPFAGYWLMREIYQYNQQMGITLMGGFLSWLFIIQAMLIGVLFLGSNYYFWLGITYRIPGSEGKYRRAMLMMLVSLLLCLAVWMTPHSLVASIEEAQKMGGAHHPLLGVLGVMSAKMTVSNLMILITFMSFVMYWRAGKQDTAGWAKLGKAVMGAVLVLASLAVIVLGVWGYFVPAIVRINYFSTSQVLIVIFVILTITPLTALLLKSAKTTTEMVWGSMPPRAGYALVLNAVMVILLMTLMGYARSSSRVHWHVYGVMRDSSPYAYSPALGSASLIMAFCTFFFCILVAFIFWVATMGDKTKAAAASGKGELPHGIPAMAGGAPEERQQG from the coding sequence GTGAGTGCCATACGACAGGGGATCGGAACGATACAACTAGCTCTCCGAGCTGTCAGCGGCCATGGCGGATGGCTTGCAGGTCTCTTGTTGACGGCGGTCTGGCTTGCGCTTCCTTCTATCGGCGTAGCTGCGGAAGGCACAGCGACCGGCCCGACCGAGTATCGCGATATTCCCTATATCGGCAGTCGGAACCTGGTGTGGATCGTTGCGCAGCTGCATCTGTTGCTGGCCGGGTTCGTGTTGGGTGTGCCGATCTTTGCATGGCTCTGCGAAGTGATCGCCTGGAGGGGAGGCGAAAAGCGCTACGATAAGCTTGCCAAGGAATTTACCAAACTCCTGACGTCGGCCTATGCGACGACCGCCCTGTTCGGCGGCATTCTGTTGTTTCTCTTGGTGGCGTTCTACCCAAAACTGATGAACTATCTGACGGATGTCTTCTTCCCGTCATTTTTGCTCTACTGTCTCCTGTTCTTGCTCGAGACGGCGACGCTCTATCTGTATTGGTACGGATGGGACGCCATGCAGTACGGCAAGCTGAAAACGTTGCACGTGGTCCTGGGATTCCTCCTGAATTTCTTCGCGCTCTTCATCATGATCGTGCCCAATGCGTGGGCCACGTTTCAGTCCAGCCCAGTCGTCATCTCAGAAGGCACGGCCATCGAACGAGCGTGGGCCGCGACGTGGAATCCAACGTGGTGGCCGATCAACATCCATCGGCTCATCGCCAACGTCGTGCTCGGCGGATACATCTGTGGAGCCTATGCCGGAGTCCGATACTTGTCGGTCAAGAATCCCGAGGAGCGTGAGCATTACGATTGGATGGGCTATGTTGGCAACTTCATCGGCGTCTTCGGCCTGTTGGCCCTGCCGTTTGCCGGGTATTGGCTCATGCGGGAAATCTATCAGTACAACCAGCAGATGGGCATTACCCTGATGGGCGGATTCCTGTCGTGGCTTTTCATCATCCAGGCCATGCTGATCGGTGTCTTGTTTCTCGGGTCGAATTATTATTTCTGGTTGGGGATTACCTATCGTATTCCCGGATCAGAGGGAAAATATCGGCGGGCGATGTTGATGATGCTCGTCAGCTTGCTGCTGTGTCTTGCCGTGTGGATGACGCCGCACTCCCTTGTCGCCAGCATCGAAGAGGCCCAGAAGATGGGAGGGGCTCACCACCCCTTGTTGGGCGTCTTGGGCGTCATGTCCGCCAAAATGACCGTATCCAACCTCATGATTCTTATTACCTTCATGAGTTTCGTCATGTACTGGCGGGCGGGGAAACAAGATACAGCCGGGTGGGCGAAGCTGGGAAAGGCGGTCATGGGGGCCGTGTTGGTATTGGCCAGTCTCGCCGTCATCGTTCTGGGTGTGTGGGGATACTTTGTGCCGGCGATTGTCCGCATCAATTATTTCTCCACGTCCCAGGTGCTGATCGTCATCTTCGTGATTCTGACCATCACACCGTTGACGGCGTTGTTGCTCAAGAGTGCCAAGACGACAACGGAAATGGTTTGGGGCAGTATGCCTCCCCGCGCCGGGTATGCGCTGGTGCTCAACGCCGTCATGGTCATTCTTCTTATGACACTGATGGGCTACGCGCGATCCTCATCTCGGGTCCACTGGCATGTGTACGGGGTTATGCGCGATTCGTCGCCCTATGCCTATTCACCGGCCCTCGGCAGCGCGTCGCTGATCATGGCCTTCTGTACATTTTTCTTCTGCATCCTTGTGGCGTTTATCTTCTGGGTGGCCACCATGGGCGATAAGACCAAGGCTGCTGCCGCGTCGGGGAAAGGCGAGCTGCCGCACGGCATTCCTGCGATGGCCGGAGGAGCGCCGGAGGAGCGGCAACAGGGATAG
- a CDS encoding cytochrome bc complex cytochrome b subunit, with amino-acid sequence MDIKHSSPATIPDQQPSATEKLVAFLDERLGLKEMQAKMLNEPIPGGSRWAYVFGSILLFIFAMQALTGILLMFYYVPTADHAYDSTQYIIHDVDYGWFLLSYHFWGSSAMVVCVFAHMSQVFLWGAYKKPRELLWLVGLALFGIVIGFGFTGYLLPWDQRAFWATLVGVEILDKTPIIGDFMARFLKGGATPGQMTLSRFFVIHVMILPAALMALAGLHLFLFRVAAPAGPFSGTPEEIKAKTDYFFPRQIWKDIVGMAFVFAGICALALWEPVVLLDHATPDPGDYHPEPEWYFLFYFQLLRLKLFAGQFGQFMGAVALPVVFMALLIALPFFDKDPERNIFKRPIALISWIAIMVVIALFTVAAVINREFLD; translated from the coding sequence ATGGACATCAAGCATTCGTCTCCCGCAACAATCCCCGATCAGCAGCCAAGCGCGACTGAAAAGCTCGTCGCCTTTCTCGACGAACGTCTGGGCCTCAAGGAAATGCAGGCCAAGATGCTCAACGAGCCGATTCCCGGCGGCTCTCGTTGGGCCTACGTGTTCGGATCCATCCTGTTGTTCATCTTCGCCATGCAGGCGCTGACGGGCATCCTGCTCATGTTCTATTATGTGCCGACTGCCGATCACGCTTATGACAGTACTCAATATATTATCCACGATGTTGATTACGGATGGTTTCTGCTGAGCTACCATTTCTGGGGATCCAGTGCGATGGTCGTCTGCGTGTTCGCACACATGTCTCAGGTATTTCTCTGGGGTGCGTATAAGAAACCGAGAGAATTACTGTGGCTTGTGGGGCTCGCCTTGTTCGGCATCGTGATCGGCTTCGGTTTTACGGGCTATCTGTTGCCGTGGGACCAACGGGCGTTCTGGGCGACGCTTGTGGGTGTCGAGATTTTGGATAAGACGCCGATCATCGGCGATTTTATGGCCCGGTTTCTGAAGGGTGGAGCGACCCCGGGTCAGATGACGTTGAGCCGATTCTTCGTGATTCACGTGATGATCCTTCCGGCGGCGCTCATGGCTCTCGCCGGGCTGCACCTCTTTTTGTTTCGTGTGGCCGCTCCAGCGGGACCATTTAGCGGGACGCCTGAGGAGATCAAGGCCAAAACCGACTATTTCTTTCCTCGTCAGATTTGGAAAGACATTGTCGGGATGGCATTCGTCTTCGCAGGAATCTGCGCCTTAGCCCTTTGGGAACCGGTCGTTTTATTGGACCATGCCACACCGGACCCAGGGGACTACCACCCTGAGCCCGAATGGTATTTCCTTTTCTATTTCCAATTGCTCAGGCTCAAGTTGTTTGCAGGTCAGTTTGGTCAATTTATGGGCGCCGTCGCCTTACCGGTCGTGTTCATGGCGTTACTTATTGCGCTTCCGTTTTTCGACAAAGATCCCGAACGAAATATTTTCAAGCGACCGATCGCCTTGATCAGCTGGATTGCGATCATGGTGGTCATTGCTTTGTTCACGGTTGCGGCCGTGATCAACCGTGAGTTTCTGGATTAA